TTTATGAGAATACTTATGTAATTGCTCTATAGGGAGAGTTAGGAAAGTCAGTTCTATTTTGTTCTCTATCCAAAAGAATATTCAAAATTACATAATATCCTGATACTTTTGTTAAGTAGTGGCAATAAAGGAGCCTTTTCTGATGGCAATTCCAAGTTTCACTTTAAGCACATATCTTGCAATTCCCGTAGTATTAGGTCTTTTGACTGGGGGAGAAAGAATAAAAGCATCTGTAGTTGAAAATGTTCAGGCATCCACTAACAAGGAAATGAGCCTATCTAGCCGCCAGCTAATCAGCGCTAAGGCGACTCCGAAAACATACTATGTGAGTGGTACTGGAAGCGACAATAATAGTGGACTCTCTACTTCATCTGCCTTTAGGACTATTCAAAAGGCAGCAGACCTTACCAATCCTGGCGATACAGTATTGATTATGAATGGAGTCTACAAAAATATAGGTCAAGCTGGAAGTGCTCTATATATTAAACGTTCTGGAACTGCCAATGCATGGATTACGTATAAAGCATATCCTGGTCATTTCCCAAAAATTCAGCACAATACATGGAACGGGATTACGATCTTGGGTGGAGCTTCATATATTGAGATCAACGGGCTGGAGGTTGTCGGAAACAATGCCAATATCAGCCTTGATTATGCCATGAGTCAGAAGACTAACAAAGCAAATCCACTAACGAGTGGAAACTGCATCAATGTGGATGGACGAACCAATGGTCATGTTCATCATATTCGGATTTTGAATAATAAAGTGCATGACTGTGGAGGAGGAGGTATCGGAGCAGCACAGGCTGATTATGTGACAATAGATCATAATGTGGTGTTCAATAATGCCTGGTATAGTATTTATGGTTGCAGTGGCGTTGGGTTCTTGAGTAGTTGGAATTCTGACAACAACCGTGGATACAAGATGTTTATTACCAACAATAAGGTCTATAACAATCGCATGTATATCCCTTGGATTGCAGCTGGAAAGATTACAGATGGGAATGGCATTATTATTGATAGTTCTAGAAACGATCAAGGTAACTCAAAATTGGGTGCATATACAGGACGGACTTTAGTTAAAAACAATCTTACATTTAATAATGGTGGTTCAGGTATTCATACAATTGGAAGCGATCATGTTGATATTGTCAATAACACAGCTGTTTTAAATAATCAGACTCCAGAACTTAAGGGAGGACAAATATTTACCTACACGTCATCTGATGTCAGGATTTTAAATAATATTCTTTATGCTTTTCCTGGCAAGAATATTAATAGTAGCACCAAAAGCCAAAACGTTACTTACGACTATAATATCTACATGAATGCTTCTAAGGTAAGTATTAAGGGGCCTCATGATATTGTTGCAGACTCGGAGTTTTTAAAGAAGCATCCCACTCTAGAAAAAATATCTGACGATTGGAAATCGCGGCTAGATAAACAAAATCCCCCAAAGCAAACTTATGTAGCATCTAAGTCAGGAGATTTTGTTTGTGGAGCAGTGACTTTGAATTCGCAAGATAAACCTATCAAAGTAGGATGTTCCTTGGGATCTTTGGCTCAAATTGCTTTTTCTGATGTTTCATCTAACTATTGGGCGGCACAATTTATTCAACAATTGTCACAACAAGGTGTGATTGCCGGATTTCCTGATGGTAGCTTCCGCCCTGAAGAGGCAGTCACACGCGCTCAATTTGCCGCTATGATTGATAAAGCTTTCCCAAAATCACAGCAACGGCAGGCGATCAATTTTAATGATGTTCCCAGCAATTATTGGGCATCAAATGCCATTGGGCAAGCCTATAGAATTGGTTTCTTATCTGGATATCCTGGTAATCGTTTTGAGCCTAACCAAGCTATTCCTCGCGAGCAGGTTTTGGTTTCCCTGGCTAACGGTTTGGGGTATAACTCTGGCGGCAATACCCAAAGCGTTCTGAAATATTTCAATGATGCCTCTAACATCGCTAGCTACGCTCGTAGCCCGATCGCAGCTGCAACTGAAAAGCAAATTGTGGTCAACTATCCTAATGTGAAGTCCCTGAATCCAACTGCAACCGCCACTCGCGCCCAGGTTGCAGCTTTTATCTACCAAGCATTGGTTAGTTCCAATCAAGCCCCAGCAATTAACTCGCCCTATGTAGTGTCAAACCTCAGCAATTAACTGTTTTATGTTGTAGCTGTTGGGTCTTTTATTAGATTTAACTCCAAATTATTCTTTATATGCGATCGCCACTTTAACTCTAGTGTGCGATCGCATTTATTTTTAACCGGTCTGTAGTGATTCCGGCTGGTAGTCAGGTTATTGGACAACTTAAACCTGCTACAGGTGGTTCTCAATTCGTTGCCCAAAAACTGGTTTTAACCACAGGTCAAGAGTATCAACTCAACCCTACTTCAGACGTGATTACCAAAACTGAAAGAGTCAACAGCGGAAATAAACCACCCATTCCAAATCAATGAAACCCTCATGCTGTATTCGTTTTTAATTTTTAATTTTTAATTTTTAATTCCGCCCTGCGGTACTAGTACTGGGGCAATTATCAAAGATACTGTATTGGGCGCAGGTGCAGCTGCTGCTGCTGTTTCTGCCGTCACAGGCGATCGCCACAGAAGAAGTCTTGGGTGGCGCTGGTATCGGTGCATTGATTGGTCTATTTTTCGGTAAGAAGAGTGTTGATCTGGTGGCAATTGACCCAAATACCGATTTACAAATGACAATTAATCAAAACTTGCTAGTTTCATTAAGATAGTTATTGGGCATTGGTGAATGGCTAATTTTCAACTTCTGGCAACCAAATAATAAAAGTAGTTCCCGGTGCATTGGGTGAAGTTAGCTGAGAGTTGATTGCAGGGCTGAAAACCTCGATTTCGCCCTGCATTTGCTCTATTAATTGTTTAGCGATCGCTAACCCTAAACCAGTACCAGGGATTTCTGTTTGCGCTTGTACACCCCGATAATGCCGTTCTCCAAGATGTTCTAAATCTTCGGGTGGAATGCCAGGCCCGTTGTCACCGATCGCAATTCCCTGAAAATTAGCTTTTTCTTGCCCCGCCTGAATCGAAATTTTACCACCAGTGGGAGTGTATTTCAAAGCATTATCAATAATGTTAGTTAAAACCTCTTGCAATGCTTTGATGTTGGCACGGACTGGGGGTGAGTTCTGTTTGATTTCAGTTATTAGTTTTAGCTTTCGCTCTTGAGCGATCGCTTTGGCTGATATTAATAATGGTTCTAATATATCTGGTAACGAGCAATCAACTGCTTTATCTCCCGTTCCCGGTAATAATAGCGGCGGTTTAGCGGATTTTTGGATAGTTGCTTCCACAAATACTTCATGTTCGGGCAGATGTAGTGGTGCTAAATCTGCCTCTGTCAAGTCTATTACTTGATCGAATTGTTGCAGCAATTCTTGGAGGCGATCGCTTTCCCGCACAATACTACTTGCTACATTCCGGTTGGTGTCTGCTGGTCGCAGCCGCTTCAACAGCAGTTTACCAAAAGTCCGCAACGCTGTTAATGGATTACGAAACTGATGCAACAGGTTATCCAGCAAATCGCGCTGTTTCTCTTGGAGAATTTGTTGCTCGCGCAACTGCTGCTCAAACCATGCTCGGCGTTGATCTAAAATACAAGCGATCGCTAATGTTTGGGCTATCCGTTGAATCTGACTTTCCTCATGTTCATTCCATGCTCGGTCTTGCCTACCCGTTACCAATAATCCCATCATCACACCCTCATAAACCAGAGGTAAAACAATTTGATTCCCACTAAAGAGGTATTCCTCTTTTAAATGGGGTTGAGATGTTTCAGACTCCTGTGATGAGGTTGGAGATTGTGAACCGGCTGTCAATAACCTTCTGCGATCGTTGGGTAATATAAACACATTTCCAACTTGAAGTTGCTTATGCACTGTCGCTTCAGCAGTCTCTTCCCCTGGAGGTAATAATGCTGTTTCTGGGTAAATTACCACAGGAATCAGTTTGGCCTCACCTGAAGGAGTCTCTACCAATTCTTGTGTCAGGTACACAATACTTAAAGTTGCTCCCAGCCCCTGGGTTAGCAGTGCTATTTGCTCTCGACACAGAGCAATAAAATCGGAACTGGCAGACATTAACATTTTTTAGCTCTTGCTCAAGATTACAGATTTTGAGGCATGATGATAAGAGAGGATACTTAATTTTTACCTCACTCATTCAATAAAGCTTAACTAAAATCTTCTTAGTGATGGTTTATTTGTACCAAGGGATTATTCTCTTAGGTGGTTTTGTTTTATCTATTTTCAAAGATGTTAACTTTCTTGCATGAAAAGGTTAAAAACTATTGATATTTTGAACTAGAACTTATATAATGACGACGGATTTTGTAGCTAACACTACAATCTATTAGCTTGAAAGAGGAGGACAATAGATTGGCAAGGAGACGCAAAAGGAAAAGTCGCCGTCGTCAGGAAGGACGGCGGATTTTGGAGCATGTGCCTCAATATAGCATCGAAAGTGGCGAAGAAAAACCTGTGACAGCAGCGAGAAGATTCATTCAAGCTGAAGGGATTTTGCCACCGGCGTTGCTACTCGTAAAGCGAAATGAACACACCACAGATCGTTATTTCTGGGCAGAAAAGGGACTCTTTGGTGCTCAATACGTAGAGGAAAACCATTTCTTGTTTCCTAGCTTGAGGGTGTTAGAACCTTCACCGGGTCAAGAACCTCTTGCTTTAGCTAGTCGGTGAACCGTAGATGGTCATCTTACACATTGAATGTGGCTCCTGATTATCATTAACTGGCAAGATTGCCAAGTTTATGCAAAATTTAATTTTTTTTTAGTTTGGAGCTGATTTTCCAGTAAGGCTAGTCCAGGTAGTTGGAAAGTAAACTAGTCTCATACCACGCTAGATTGCATGGTTTGATACTAGTATCATGTATATACAGAAGGGAGTAGGTATAGAGCCAAGCGCCTTCAAAAGCGCTAGTGAAGTTGCGCTCTTATGCCATAAATTGTTAACCAAGCTCTGTCAACGAATTTAAGTTAATAAACTTAAATTTTTCCCCACGATATAAGTTGTGGGGAAAACTGGCAAAGCAGAAGTTTTGATTTCCTCCTTCCTACTTTTCATCACCTAAAGATTAGATCGGGTCAGAAGTCTGCATATCATAGTTAAAAAACCAACAATTATTCACCAGTTTTTAGCTGTAGAGTCCTCTGTAACTCGCTGAGTTCATCTCGATGACCAACTACAGCGATCTTACTTGAGGAGGTTTGTTCGCTCCGAGTTGTTTCTACTTTGAGCGACACCTTCTCAAGTCTTCCAGATTTTTGCCAATAAAATAGACCACTTAAAGGCGACAGCATTACCATAGCCAGAACAAGGATACTGAGGTTAGGAAAAAGCAGGTATACGACTAGTGATAGACAAACAATCCCAGTCGCTGCCAGCAGGGTTAAAAATATAGCTAAAAACAAACTAGGGCGAACATTACCTTCAAAAGTAACTTTGTTTTGTTCTCGGTCTACCTCTGCCACTCGGTAAGACCGGGAGCGAAAATACTCTTTTAATTGAGACATTAAAGCAGCTTCGTCTTGCTCTGATACTAGTTGCACTGTTTGTATGCGGTCTTTAGTCGAGGCACGAATAAAGAAAAACAGCCCAACAGATAACAACAAGGTGAGCAGAAACGTAGATGGCAGAATAGCAGTATCCATAACTGATTGTTAGTATTTGACTGGAGGAGACTTATTCATTATCAATTATTCGTTACTTTGTTCTGCTGTTGATGTAGTTAAACCATTGAAATGCTAAATCCTGCGCTTGAACTTGCCATTCTGGAGAAACTTGGTACATTCGTCTGGGTCGTCCTCGTCCTTCCAGTTTCTTCCAATATCCAGTGATTGCCTTTTGGTCTTCCAGAAATTTGATCGCACTATAAAGTACGGTATCCGAAAGCCGATAGGTTGGATATTCAATTTCTAATTGCTCAATCAACTCGGTTCCGTAGGATTCACCTTGTAATAAAACAGACAGTATGTAACAGACTGCTACTTCCTGACAAAGGTAAGTTGGCGGAGGATTCTCAAAGAATTGATATATATCCTCAAGTTTCATGGTTAGTCAATGGCTAAAAAAATGCCTTAGGGGTAAGGTCTACAATCCTTGTAGTCAGTATACAGTGCTACTGCCAAGTGAGTAATACATATAATGCTACTTAGACTAATTTTCCAAAGCGTAAGTACCAAATGATTCCCACGCCTGTGAAGTTGGGGAACGAGTTTGCAAGTTTTAGAGGCACGATAAAACGTCCCCTGACCCAAGCTCGATACTGTGTGGTGAGGAGCAAACAGAGAGTTGCAAAGTCACTTAGTATGCAAGGCACGCATTGAGCTTGCCTTGCGTACTAAGTCTTGTCAGATTAGGGCAATCCCAAACCCTCGCTTTTAGGCGTAGGGTTTCTGATTGTCTTGGTGTTAAGTGATGCCAAGCTAGTTAGAACTGCTTAAGCAATAAAATGCCATCGAAGAAATTTTACAGGTAAAATGCAATTTTGTCTGTAAAACTTAAAAAACACTTTGCTTTACAGTGATTTTCCCCATGCAAATTAGAAAAACTTAAGCTATGGGATGTGTCTGGTTTAAAGCTGCTACGACCGTGGACACACTTAAGTAGTAACCATTAATGATTTGCTGCACAACAGAATCTCTTGTCGCATTTGGTAAATGTGATAGTAAATTTATCAAAGAAGACACAAACGCTAGAGCATTGATTCAGTAATCAAAAACTTAACCCCTATTCTCCTTACCTTTTTGGTAAGGGGGCAAACTCCCTTCTGCTATGAGGCTGCTGTGTACACAGTACTTACCTCTCAACAAAGTTCTCTGAAGTTCCGCTCTAAGGCTTCCTTAGATAAAAATTTTGTCTTTGTGTCTTTTGAAAGCGCCCAGTACATTGAAGATCCTTATGTCACAGACTCCCGATGCTCCATCATCTTCTCTGCGGGCAATTGCCCAAACCTTTCGCCTTACAGGTTGGATTAGCTTCTGGATTCAGCTAGTACTAGGCGTTGTTTCTAGCATAATTGTGTTGCTATTCGCCGTCTTTAATCAAAGAACTGGTAGTCCTAGTAATAATCCGGGGACTGGCTTTGGCGTATTTTTAGCAATTTGTGGACTGGTTGTTTTGGGTGGGGGCATTTATTTAGCTTACCGTTACACTAGAATTGGCAAGCAATTGGAATCGTCTAATCCCAGCAATCGCCCTCGGAAAAGCGAGACTGTGCAAGTATTACGCTTAGGGCTGTGGGTGAATTTAGGGGGAACACTGGTGACTCTTTTAGGCGCGCAAGCGATCGTTGGGACACTGGTAGCAAGATCCATCTCTCCCCAAGCTATAACTACGCAATTGTTTGACCCTACTCGGATTATTAGCGGTCTAGATATGCTTGTGGTACAGGCAAATACCAACACTGTATCAGCCCATTTTGCAGGACTTATAGCGTCACTTTGGTTACTAAATCGCATCAATAAACCATAATCAGCAATTAAAAATTCAAATTGAGACTGATTTTTCAAACAAACTTTGTTTTTGCAGTCACAGCAAACCAAAATTACTATATGCTGGATGCTTATGTGTTAACTATATTGACAGGAAGATTTTAGGCTAGAAACTGAGAAAAATCTGTGCTGGATATCAAGCAAATACGGGAAAATCCGCAATTAGTTCAGGAACGATTGAATAGTCGTAGTGGTAAATACGACATTGAACCGATTTTACAGTTAGATCGGCAACAACGGGAACTAGAGGGGACACGCAGTCAACTCCAAGCCCGGAGCAACGAAATCGGTAAAATTGTTGGGCAGAAGATTAAATCTGGGATTAACCCTCAAGACCCAGAAATTCAAGCTTTGCGCGATGAAGGCAACTCTGTCAAAGCAACGTTGAGCGAACTGGAACCCCAGGAAAAAGACCTCAAAGCTCAAATTGCTCAACTTGTGTTGGCACTTCCCAATTTACCAAGCGACTCTACACCCCTTGGTAAGAATGAAGAAGATAACGTAGAAGTGCGCCGTTGGGGTGATGAGTATATTCCCCAAAATCCGAATATTATTCCTCACTGGGAAATAGGCGAAAAGCTAGGTATTCTCAATGTTGAACGGGCTGTAAAAGTAGCCCAAAGTCGCTTTGTGGCTTTGGTAGGCGCTGGTGCGGCATTGGAAAGGGCATTGATTCAATTTATGCTGACTCTCCATACTCAAGCTGGATATGTGGAAGTCAGTCCGCCTCTGTTAGTGAATACCGAGTCTTTGACAGCGACCGGTCAATTACCCAAGTTTGCGGAAGAAAGCTTTAAGTGCGCTGATGATGACTTGTGGTTGATTCCGACGGCAGAGGTTCCAGTTACAAATCTCTACCGAGGGGAAATTCTCGCTGCTGAAGAATTGCCTATTTACCACTGCGCTTTTACTCCCTGTTTTCGCCGCGAAGCTGGGAGCTATGGGCGCGATATGCGGGGGTTAATTCGCCTACATCAGTTCAATAAGGTGGAAATGGTGAAATTTGTCGAACCGAGTACGTCTTTTGATGAACTGGAGAAATTGGTGGGGAATGCAGAAGCAATTTTACAAGCGTTGCGGTTGCCTTATCGAGTCGTAAATTTAAGTACTGGGGATTTGGGATTTGCTTCTACCAAAACTTATGATTTAGAGGTTTGGTTGCCCTCTTCTGGGAAATATCGCGAAATTTCTAGCTGTTCCAATACTATAGATTTCCAAGCGCGACGGGCTGATATTCGCTTCAAGGAGGCTGGGAAAAAAGGAACTCAGTTCGTACATACCCTGAATGGTTCGGGTTTAGCGGTGGGACGAACTATGGCTGCAATTTTGGAGAATTATCAACAACCTGATGGGACGGTGAGGATACCAGAAGCGCTGCAACCTTATTTGGGACGTGAAGTATTGTGATTTGTGCCCCATGCCCAATGCCCAATGCCCAATACCCATTACCCAATTAGAATGAAGATAACTATAGCTTAATATTTTCACTAATTTACTCTATGTCAGTTTTAGCAGCGATCGCAGTCTTGGCTGTTTTAATCTTGGTACACGAGTTGGGACATT
This genomic interval from Nostoc sp. KVJ3 contains the following:
- a CDS encoding ATP-binding protein; the encoded protein is MLMSASSDFIALCREQIALLTQGLGATLSIVYLTQELVETPSGEAKLIPVVIYPETALLPPGEETAEATVHKQLQVGNVFILPNDRRRLLTAGSQSPTSSQESETSQPHLKEEYLFSGNQIVLPLVYEGVMMGLLVTGRQDRAWNEHEESQIQRIAQTLAIACILDQRRAWFEQQLREQQILQEKQRDLLDNLLHQFRNPLTALRTFGKLLLKRLRPADTNRNVASSIVRESDRLQELLQQFDQVIDLTEADLAPLHLPEHEVFVEATIQKSAKPPLLLPGTGDKAVDCSLPDILEPLLISAKAIAQERKLKLITEIKQNSPPVRANIKALQEVLTNIIDNALKYTPTGGKISIQAGQEKANFQGIAIGDNGPGIPPEDLEHLGERHYRGVQAQTEIPGTGLGLAIAKQLIEQMQGEIEVFSPAINSQLTSPNAPGTTFIIWLPEVEN
- a CDS encoding DUF3155 domain-containing protein, with translation MARRRKRKSRRRQEGRRILEHVPQYSIESGEEKPVTAARRFIQAEGILPPALLLVKRNEHTTDRYFWAEKGLFGAQYVEENHFLFPSLRVLEPSPGQEPLALASR
- a CDS encoding cofactor assembly of complex C subunit B; protein product: MDTAILPSTFLLTLLLSVGLFFFIRASTKDRIQTVQLVSEQDEAALMSQLKEYFRSRSYRVAEVDREQNKVTFEGNVRPSLFLAIFLTLLAATGIVCLSLVVYLLFPNLSILVLAMVMLSPLSGLFYWQKSGRLEKVSLKVETTRSEQTSSSKIAVVGHRDELSELQRTLQLKTGE
- a CDS encoding PadR family transcriptional regulator, which produces MKLEDIYQFFENPPPTYLCQEVAVCYILSVLLQGESYGTELIEQLEIEYPTYRLSDTVLYSAIKFLEDQKAITGYWKKLEGRGRPRRMYQVSPEWQVQAQDLAFQWFNYINSRTK
- a CDS encoding DUF3611 family protein yields the protein MSQTPDAPSSSLRAIAQTFRLTGWISFWIQLVLGVVSSIIVLLFAVFNQRTGSPSNNPGTGFGVFLAICGLVVLGGGIYLAYRYTRIGKQLESSNPSNRPRKSETVQVLRLGLWVNLGGTLVTLLGAQAIVGTLVARSISPQAITTQLFDPTRIISGLDMLVVQANTNTVSAHFAGLIASLWLLNRINKP
- the serS gene encoding serine--tRNA ligase — translated: MLDIKQIRENPQLVQERLNSRSGKYDIEPILQLDRQQRELEGTRSQLQARSNEIGKIVGQKIKSGINPQDPEIQALRDEGNSVKATLSELEPQEKDLKAQIAQLVLALPNLPSDSTPLGKNEEDNVEVRRWGDEYIPQNPNIIPHWEIGEKLGILNVERAVKVAQSRFVALVGAGAALERALIQFMLTLHTQAGYVEVSPPLLVNTESLTATGQLPKFAEESFKCADDDLWLIPTAEVPVTNLYRGEILAAEELPIYHCAFTPCFRREAGSYGRDMRGLIRLHQFNKVEMVKFVEPSTSFDELEKLVGNAEAILQALRLPYRVVNLSTGDLGFASTKTYDLEVWLPSSGKYREISSCSNTIDFQARRADIRFKEAGKKGTQFVHTLNGSGLAVGRTMAAILENYQQPDGTVRIPEALQPYLGREVL